A portion of the Macaca mulatta isolate MMU2019108-1 chromosome 4, T2T-MMU8v2.0, whole genome shotgun sequence genome contains these proteins:
- the TAAR3 gene encoding trace amine-associated receptor 3 (The RefSeq protein has 3 substitutions compared to this genomic sequence), translating into MDLIYIPEDLSSCPKFVNKSCPPTNRSFHVRVIMYSVMTGAMIITIFGNLVIIVSISHFKQLHSPTNFLILSMATTDFLLGSVIMPYSMVRSVESCWYFGDGFCKFHTSFDMMLSLTSIFHLCSIAIDRFYAVCYPLYYTTRMTSSTIKRLLAFCWSVPALFSFGLVLSEANVSGMQSYKILVACFNFCALTFNKFWGTILFTTCFFTPGSIMVGIYGKIFIVSKQHARVISHVPESTKGAVKKHLSKKKDRKAAKTLGIVMGVFLACWLPCFLAVLIDPYLDYSTPILILDLLVWLGYFNSTCNPLIHGFFYPWFQKVLKYIVSGKIFSSHSETANLFPEAH; encoded by the coding sequence ATGgatctaatttacattcccgAAGACCTATCCAGTTGTccaaaatttgtaaataaatccTGTCCTCCCACCAACCGCTCTTTTCATGTCCGGGTGATAATGTATTCGGTTATGACTGGAGCCATGATTATCACTATTTTTGGAAACTTGGTTATAATAGTTTCTATATCGCATTTCAAACAGCTTCACTCTCCCACAAACTTTCTGATCCTCTCCATGGCAACCACGGACTTTCTGCTGGGTTGTGTCATTATGCCATACAGCATGGTGCGATCAGTGGAGAGCTGCTGGTACTTTGGAGATGGCTTTTGTAAATTCCACACGAGCTTTGACATGATGCTCAGCCTGACCTCCATTTTCCACCTCTGTTCCATTGCTATTGACCGATTTTATGCTGTGTGTTACCCTTTATATCACACAACCAGAATGACGAGCTCCACCATAAAGCGACTGCTGGCATTTTGCTGGTCAGttcctgctcttttttcttttggtttagtTCTATCCGAGGCCAATGTTTCCGGTATGCAGAGCTATAAGATACTTGTCGCTTGCTTCAATTTCTGTGCCCTTACTTTCAATAAATTTTGGGGGACAATATTGTTCACTACATGTTTCTTTACCCCTGGCTCCATCATGGTTGGTATTTACGGCAAAATCTTTATCGTTTCCAAACAGCATGCTCGAGTCATCAGCCATGTGCCTGAAAGCACAAAGGGGGCAGTGAAAAAACACCTATCCAAGAAAAAGGACAGGAAAGCAGCGAAGACCCTGGGTATAGTAATGGGGGTGTTTCTGGCTTGCTGGTTGCCTTGTTTCCTTGCTGTTCTGATTGACCCATACCTAGACTACTCCACTCCCATACTAATATTGGATCTTTTAGTGTGGCTTGGGTACTTCAACTCTACTTGCAACCCTCTTATTCATGGCTTTTTTTATCCATGGTTTCAGAAAGCACTCAAGTACATAGTGTCAGGAAAAATATTTAGTTCCCATTCAGAAACTGCAAATTTGTTTCCTGAAGCACATTAA
- the TAAR2 gene encoding trace amine-associated receptor 2, whose amino-acid sequence MYSFMAGAIFITIFGNLAMIISISYFKQLHTPTNFLILSMAITDFLLGFTIMPYSMIRSVENCWYFGLTFCKIHYSFDLMLSITSIFHLCSVAIDRFYAICYPLHYSTKITIPVIKRLLLLCWSVPGAFAFGVVFSEAYADGIEGYDILVACSSSCPVMFNKLWGTTLFMAGFFTPGSMMVGIYGKIFAVSRKHAHAINSLPENQNNQVKKDKKAAKTLGIVMGVFLLCWFPCFFTILLDPFLNFSTPVILFDALTWFGYFNSTCNPLIYGFFYPWFRRALKYILLGKVFSSHFHNTNLCIQKENE is encoded by the coding sequence ATGTATTCATTTATGGCAGGAGCCATATTCATCACAATATTTGGCAATCTTGCCATGATAATTTCTATTTCCTACTTCAAGCAGCTTCACACACCAACCAACTTCCTCATCCTCTCCATGGCCATCACTGATTTCCTCCTGGGATTTACCATCATGCCATATAGTATGATCAGATCAGTGGAGAACTGCTGGTATTTTGGGCTTACATTTTGCAAGATTCATTATAGTTTTGACCTGATGCTTAGCATAACATCCATTTTTCATCTTTGCTCAGTGGCCATTGATAGATTTTATGCTATCTGTTACCCATTACATTATTCCACCAAAATAACTATTCCAGTCATTAAAAGATTGCTACTTCTATGCTGGTCGGTCCCTGGAGCATTTGCCTTTGGGGTGGTCTTCTCAGAGGCCTATGCAGATGGAATAGAGGGTTATGACATCTTGGTTGCCTGTTCCAGTTCCTGCCCAGTGATGTTCAACAAACTATGGGGGACCACCTTGTTTATGGCAGGTTTCTTCACTCCTGGGTCTATGATGGTGGGGATTTATGGCAAAATTTTTGCAGTATCCAGAAAACATGCTCATGCCATCAATAGCTTGccagaaaatcaaaataatcaagtgaagaaagacaaaaaagctGCCAAAACTTTAGGAATAGTGATGGGAGTTTTCTTATTATGTTGGTTTCCTTGTTTCTTCACAATTTTATTGGATCCCTTTTTGAACTTCTCTACTCCTGTAATTTTGTTTGATGCCTTGACGTGGTTTGGTTATTTTAACTCCACATGTAATCCGTTAATATATGGTTTCTTCTATCCCTGGTTTCGCAGAGCACTGAAGTACATTTTGCTAGGTAAAGTTTTCAGCTCACATTTCCATAATACTAATTTGtgtatacaaaaagaaaatgagtaa